The Flavobacterium johnsoniae UW101 genomic interval GCACCGCATTAAAACTAAACAATCCCATGTGTATATCAGTTTGCGGTTCTGAAAACTGAAGCGATATGTAAGCACTCAATACTCCTGATGCTATAGCATACAAAGCCGCTACAGGATTATTGATAAATACTGCCAAAATAAAGATAACTCCGGCAAGAATACTGCCCTGAAAAATTACTTCTCCAAAGCCGTGGGCCACTGTAGCCAGTTCGTTTTGATCATTTAAAAGTTCTGATCCTGATACAGGCCCCCCAATAATAAATACATTGTGAAAAATATACAACCCAATCCAGGTAATAATTATGAATGGCAATGTAAATACCGGTATTTTTCTTTTTATAAAAACATGCTGTAAAATAGCCGCTAATGAAGATCCTGCAATAATAGCAATCCATATTACAGGTTCTGGTTTAAAAAAGAAGGTTAACGCAACTCCTACAAGGGTGGCACTAAAACCATAAAGCCCCTGCTCTGTCTCATTTTTATCAAATTTTAATAACAAAGCTGTAATTAATGCTGTTACTGCAGATAAAATTGCCGCAATTCCCATTACCACAGATCCATAAAATATACCGGCTAGAAAAAGTAATCCTGTCCACGGATTTTCCTGCAGCATGATTTGACCTATACTGGTCAAAATTGTTTTACTATAAAGACTAATTTTTGATTTCATAATTTTAAAATTTTACCATCCTAGAAATACCATTCCAATACCGCATATTGTCACGACTCCGCCGCCAATTGCATGCACATAACGCTCTAGTTTGTCTGTTTTGAAAAAAGAGTAACCATAACACCCTATCAGCACCATGATAAGCATGGTAAGAACTGTAAAGACTGCAAAAACAACAATTAAAATGATTACTTCTATTGAAGATCGGCGCACTCCCGAATAAAATAATAACGGTACAAGAGGTTCACTGGGTCCCATAACGAAAATAACAAACAAAATCCAGGGTGTAATTTTGATTCGGCTTTGAGGAGCAACTACTTCGCCATGTCTATGTTCATACACATATATATCCTCATCATTATATACCTCAAAATGTTTGTGGGGTTTGTTTAGATAAGCGCTTCTTAATCCCCAGATAAAATAAACAAGACCAAACAGCAGTAAACACCAGCCCGAAACATTTCCTCTCACATCCTGAAACATAGACAATTTTGATAACTGCCAGCCTACCACAACCCCAATAAGTCCCAGTACAACAGAACTTAATATGTGTCCAAGACCGCAGACAATAGTAAGCCAGACCGTTTTTGTTATGGACCATTTTCTGGATCTTGATAATACAATGAATGGCAGATAATGATCCGGCCCTGATGCTGTGTGCAGACAGCTTATTGTAATAGCTGATAATACCAGCGTAGTTAATGTAGTATCCATTTAGATATAATTTTCAGCAAGATCAGTCACCTGACTTTTAATATTCAATTTCTCTTCTGCTATCCAAAGCTTACGCTGTATTTTACGAAATGCATTATAAAGCTGTTCTCCGCCATTGCCCAAAACACGTACTATCATGCCATTTGCAAAAGGCTTGGAAACTCCAAAAGCAATATTTTCTTCAGACTGCAGTTCGGCATAAGCCAATTCAATACACGATTCAACATCCTCAATTCCAGTATTGATATACATAAGAGTTGCCTGATGTGTAAAACCTTCCATCTGTCCTAAAGTTTGAACATCTGCCAAAAGTGGCTGCAAAAGCACATTATCTTTAACTACCAATTTTCCATTATGAAATACTTCGGTTAGATTTTGGAATTTTGAAAAAAGAAATACTTCTCCAGAATGTTTTCGGCCGCAAGTAATGATCTCTCCCACAGTCAGACTGCAATTATCTGTAAGATTAAAGACATTATATGCTTTAAAAATAGACTGCTCGTGAGGTACAATGGGATGCTGCACATAACTAAAAGTACTTTTGTCTGCTAATGAAACATTCATTTGCTGTACAGCACCGTTCTGCATATTAAACAATCTTTGATACGATTGAGACTCTAGCATTAAACGGCTTTCAGATTCGATTTGAATGTTTATATCATAATGATCATTATCGAGTATTCCGGGAGAAGAGCTCATCAGCATCAGATAAAGAGAAGGATCTGTTTTGTCTTCTTTTATATCTGCTATGCGAAAAGGGCGGGTAAAGAAGGCATCTTTTAGATAAGAACGTCCTTCTTTAAATCCACTAACAATATTTAGTTTATTGATCATTTAAAATAGTTGAATGTTGTACACTAAATAGAATTATCGAACCAGCTGCGGTTCTTCTATATTTTCCAGTAAGGCATATTTTTTAATCCAGCCTATAACAACATCAAGTCCTTGAAGACTCATAAGATTTGTAAAAACAAAAGGCTGTCCGTTTCGCATTTTTCTGGCGTCACGTTCCATAACTCCAAGATCTGCATTTACATAAGGAGCAAGGTCAATTTTATTAATTACAAGTAAATCTGATCTTGTAATTCCAGGTCCCCCTTTACGTGGAATTTTATCTCCTTCGGCAACATCAATTACAAATATGCTTATATCTGCCAGGTCAGGACTAAAAGTAGCCGACAGGTTATCACCGCCGCTTTCAATTAATATAATTTCAATTTCAGGAAAGCGTGAAGCCATTTCTTCTACTGCTTCCAGATTCATACTTGCATCTTCACGAATGGCAGTGTGCGGGCATCCTCCTGTTTCTACACCAATGATACGCTCTTTAGGAAGCATACTATTTTTAGTAAGGAATTCAGCATCTTCTTTTGTATAAATATCGTTTGTGATTACTCCAATGCTGTATTCGTTCATCAATTTGCGAGACAAACGTTCAATTAAAGCCGTTTTTCCTGAACCAACTGGTCCGGCTATTCCAATTTTGATATAATTTCTTTCTTTCATTTTTTCTAATTTTTTAATTGTAACACTGAGTTTTTAGCTCTTGGTTACTACTTTATTTTTATTGTTTTTTTTAAGACATATATAATCTTGAATACAATTGCTCATGCTGCATACATCTTACATCCAGACCAATATTGCATAAGCCCACATGATTTCGATCAAGCTCAATGGTCTTTCCGGCTACAGTTTCAATTACTTCCTGCATATCATGCAGTATATCTTGTCCATCCAGCTGTCCCAGC includes:
- a CDS encoding membrane protein → MDTTLTTLVLSAITISCLHTASGPDHYLPFIVLSRSRKWSITKTVWLTIVCGLGHILSSVVLGLIGVVVGWQLSKLSMFQDVRGNVSGWCLLLFGLVYFIWGLRSAYLNKPHKHFEVYNDEDIYVYEHRHGEVVAPQSRIKITPWILFVIFVMGPSEPLVPLLFYSGVRRSSIEVIILIVVFAVFTVLTMLIMVLIGCYGYSFFKTDKLERYVHAIGGGVVTICGIGMVFLGW
- a CDS encoding urease accessory protein UreD, yielding MINKLNIVSGFKEGRSYLKDAFFTRPFRIADIKEDKTDPSLYLMLMSSSPGILDNDHYDINIQIESESRLMLESQSYQRLFNMQNGAVQQMNVSLADKSTFSYVQHPIVPHEQSIFKAYNVFNLTDNCSLTVGEIITCGRKHSGEVFLFSKFQNLTEVFHNGKLVVKDNVLLQPLLADVQTLGQMEGFTHQATLMYINTGIEDVESCIELAYAELQSEENIAFGVSKPFANGMIVRVLGNGGEQLYNAFRKIQRKLWIAEEKLNIKSQVTDLAENYI
- the ureG gene encoding urease accessory protein UreG, with protein sequence MKERNYIKIGIAGPVGSGKTALIERLSRKLMNEYSIGVITNDIYTKEDAEFLTKNSMLPKERIIGVETGGCPHTAIREDASMNLEAVEEMASRFPEIEIILIESGGDNLSATFSPDLADISIFVIDVAEGDKIPRKGGPGITRSDLLVINKIDLAPYVNADLGVMERDARKMRNGQPFVFTNLMSLQGLDVVIGWIKKYALLENIEEPQLVR
- a CDS encoding urea transporter, translated to MKSKISLYSKTILTSIGQIMLQENPWTGLLFLAGIFYGSVVMGIAAILSAVTALITALLLKFDKNETEQGLYGFSATLVGVALTFFFKPEPVIWIAIIAGSSLAAILQHVFIKRKIPVFTLPFIIITWIGLYIFHNVFIIGGPVSGSELLNDQNELATVAHGFGEVIFQGSILAGVIFILAVFINNPVAALYAIASGVLSAYISLQFSEPQTDIHMGLFSFNAVLCAITFSGTRVRDGIYVLFSILVSTLFDIYMVKMGWAPLTFPFVASSWITLLLKKSVPAKYR